AGGATCCagtagaagactttgatttatacaactacttgtacaaaccgaCTCAGCTAGgccttacactactgcctaaactgaactcctagctacgactgaagacagcaccttccagccaatatttttttaacgtctatgtgtcaaagactacatacacaagtttaacgtctttgtgcaagactgtttttgagtggttttgagagtgAGTGTgtatgtgagaactgaacaaaagTGTTCTCACATACTGAGGGATAATAGCTTCTATACTAATCAGATACAATGATAACGAGTTCCCTCCGGGCTTGAATGCTTCTATAAGCTGATTTGCAGCTGAGTGTGCCCTTctctgtttttctttttctcactCTCTTCTTGTTTTTGGTTCTTGTTTTGCTATATGTTGAGTCTTCATTGATctcctctttatataggcgggaataattgatcgtacagtgagactcatttattgcatctgttgcattttgaatcggcttcttggactttgtgtctcgccTTTTCGTCTGTCCTTCTGAAGCGTTTTGTCTtctaatgctctgatgcaatgaccattattgtcctttgactggactaGGGGTTGTACCTTTATGCACAGCTGGAATCCATTACTGTAAGCTTGTCTTAATCTGCACTGAAAGGTTTTTAACTGATGCATCAGTTTGGTCAGCTtgactgatcttcagttgggcttagtgaaattagttgactcgccagttgaactgatttcaccttTGTTCTGTTTGAACAGGTCAGTTGAGCTCTTCGTCAGTTGGATACAACATCAGCTGGCCAGGCTTTTGAGATCTTCCTGCTGAATTacttatcaactggacaattTAACTGAGCTGCTTGATAGAAGAACCAGTTGGACTGATTTGGTCTCGGCGGTAAGTTGGTTTAATCAGTTGATgtcttcgatagcttcagttataATTTCGTGAATTGATTAGTTCAGTTCTAGCtgtctgcacactaaggtaaatTGTTAGAAATAAGATgataagttttgttaacatcaaaattaagattgcgaactgagaagttccaacaatctccccttttTTTATGGTCACGAAACTTAAGCAATTAAAGCGCAATATATTCAGTTTAAGGGTTAGTACATTCGAACTCTGTTAAAGGCTCCCCCTCAAAAACTGAATTactaaagaaaaatttaaaacagaACTTTTCAGTTGACTGAGAGAGTAACTAGATTTTAAGCTAAATTTTCTTACAAAGGAAAGCTCCCGCTCAGAAACTGAATAAAACCcgtatttgagaaatatttaacTTAGTCAATTAATCATTCAAGCATCGTAAGCAAGATAACTGAAATATCTATTCAATCCCAACGGAACACAACTGAATAAgaatgatgttttatttaaattttcaagaatttaCATTTGAGTGTATacatcagttgaaaaaggaaaaattgctatcacaatagcatattttaaacagcATCGATATCAGTCGGTTTCTgtgacagaactggatataccatcagCTAGTTGTCTTGATAGCTTGAACTGCTGCATCAGTTGTGAGTTCCATTTGCTAGAGAAATGAGTTAAACTGCTTTGGACTTGTCCTCTGTGCTCACCcaactggtcgagcagactctgactaggctcaCGTGGAGTTCAGTTGGTGATTAAATAAACCAACATCCCAACATagatgagtttcgtctgaagaacaaTTGACTTGGTAGGTTTGCAACTGATTTCTTGTTCAGTGAGCAATTTGGCTGTGCATCTTTGCATATGTTCCTCAGTCCCCTACAGCCTGAttaaaaactccaaagttaagaaATTGGAGAAGTGGTCATAACGAAAATTGCAGgaccaatcctctcaactctttactAAAGAtagacatataaatattttcaaatagttttgaaaataatttaaaatacttttaaatagcttttaacactattttaaagtaatacattttaaaacacagttttctttAAATGTTCTACTTAgaacaacccgctctgataccaactgaaggaTCGTGTGTGCTAGTGCCTTCGAAGGCATTTCGTACACAACAGTTTCcaatgagctacaatagctcgtgttctaagaatattaacactgattaattaaatcgagtttggttttaaaaccaagtggaaaaaactcgaagtaatccttcgtgaagaatactgatatatttagaaaatattctaacttatgtaaactgactaactgaaataagacatattagtttttgcattcttcagttcagttacggtaacaactgaactgacgaataCTCAAACTGAtcaaaacagtttgaaaacaatagttaatcagttaaatacaaaatatatgtttatggatgttcggagacttcaactgctcttacgtcaccccttctatctccacggataggatccactagaagactttgatttagacaactacttgtacaaactcactcagctaggacttacactactacctaaactgaactcctagctacgactgaaggcagcaccttgcaaccaacacttctttaacgtttatgtgtcaaagactacatacacaagtttaacgtctttgtgcaagactgtttttgagtggttttgagagtgAGTGTgtatgtgagaactgaacaaaagTGTTCTCACATACTGAGGGACAATGGCTTCTATACTAAGCAGATACAATGATAACGAGTTCCTTCCGGGCTTGAATGCTTCTGTAAGCTGATTTGCAACTGAGCGTGCccttctttgtttttctttttctcactCTCTTCTTGTTTTTGGTTCTTGTTTTGTTATATATTGAGTCTTCATTGATctcctctttatataggcgggaataactgatcgtacagtgagactcatttattgtatccgttgcattttgaatcggCTTCTTGGTCTTTGTGTCTCGTCTTTTCTTCTGTCCTTCTGAAGCGTTTTGTCTTcaaatgctctgatgcaacggccattattgtcctttgactggacaagaGGTTGTACCTTTACGCACAGCTGAAATCCATTTACTGTAAGCTTGTCTTAATCTGCACTGAAAGGTTTTTAACTGATGCTTCAGTTTGGTCAGCTtgactgatcttcagttgggcttagtgaaattagttgactcgtcagttgaactgatttcaccttTGTTCagtttgaactggtcagttgagctcttcGTCAGTTGGATACAACATCAGCTGACCAGGCTTTTGAGATCTTCCTGCTGAATTacttatcaactggacaattTAACTGAGCTACTTGATAGAAGAACCAGTTGGACTGATTTGGTGTTGGCGATAAGTTGGTTTAATCAGTTGATatcttcgatagcttcagttatgATTTCGTGAACTGATTAGTTCAGTTTTAGCTGTCTGCGCACTAAGGTAAATTGTTAGAAATAAGATgataagttttgttaacatcaaaattaagattgcgaactgaGAAGTTCCAACAACAATAATGGCATTTGAATTGTTTTCTGGTCTTGTTCTTTCCTCTGGATTTGTCTCTTCCTTTCTGAGGTCCTCTAGTGTAATTTCTTCCTCGATTATCAACGATTTCTGTAACTAATGCCTTTGTTTAAGAGTTGGCTTCTTGCTCCTTTCTTCTGGACACTTCATTTAGAAGACAATCTTTGACTGTTTGTAATGTCAGTTTTCCATCAGGAGCAGAATTATTGAGCGACACCACAAGAGTATCCCAACTATCTGGCAAGGAGCTCAGTAATAATAGTGTCGTAACTTCGTCATCCAGGGTAATCTTCATGGTGATAGATTGGTTGATTAGACCCTGGTAAGAATTCAGATGCTCTGTCATATTTGCATTGAGTTTAAACATCCCTGCGCAATGGATTCTTCCATGTATCCTAATATGGCTCTGATATTCCTTGTTGGGATAGAtagtgtaacgtcccgaaaatttgaagatctacgtgaaccacatgcatgtaagttatcaaatttcttatgtatcttaattaatttattttaattgcatttagaTAATATGATAGAcgtgtttacatgtttaaaatatggttttctactagaatgcataaaattgtgttttaaaggttattcgagacgcgatcgaagaacggagaccggggaccatttaggagaaaatatttttattaaacaattatttttaattgtttaaatgtgtggtgtattttaaatgaaattttcgaaaatgatgtattttatataCCGAGTCctatttttaaacggtattcgattttcgaagaaaatatgaactttgCGATAACTAGGctattattttcacaaactttcctaaacaaaatattttaaatattaattattaggcttaatgggcctaatatactatgttaatgggcctaagcttacaTCTCGTGTTCTAATTGATATTTAAAAGCCAAAACCCTCCCTTAACCTACATAACCACATGCCCCTTCCCCTAAATTTTACAAGGACTTTTTCATCTGCCTCTACaagaacacacacacaccacacactaGCCCTCACGTGAATGTTGAAGGAGAATTCAGTAAGGGTTGTCTCTCCGCCAACGTTCCTCGCATCACCAAATTGTTTTCGGAcgtaatatacgcaaaggcacgccttaacttTCTTCCAAACAtttttcacaccatattatgtgtatttaattaTATCCCTGCATAAAAAACATGATACACagattttattttcgttttttgacATGCCATGGCCAAAACTCATGTTTTAATGATACAAAAATCTTGTTAATGGTGCATAAAAGGGCTGCAATGTTAGGGAAATAAAAAAGGATGAATTTCAGAGGTTTTAGGAGGCTAGAAATGGTTTCACAAGGGCTGGACATGGAGGGTACATAGCTTCCACGAAATAAGAGTCCTACTGGCTAAGGGGTATTCGGCTAGGAGTCCTTGTTGGTTACAGTTTCTATCTACTGTTAGAGCATGACTAGGAGTTCTAAGAGGGCTGCATGAGGGTCATAATATGGCTGCACGAGGGTTGGCTCGAATGGAAAGGAGGATCGCACGAGTTGAGGGAGCCGCGCGAATGCATAATTAACGGATGGAAGGGCTGGGGCTTCTAGGTCTTCTAAGCTCTGTCCAGTAGGGTCCAAAAGGGTTCATCGGGGTttagtcatggtcctaggagggGCTCATAGGGGCTGGTCGAGTTGCTTGAAAGCTAGGATCGAAAATTTGCATGATATAGACTAGGGTTTTAGAAAATAGGAACACCAAAAATTTCAGTAGGTAGCTAGGCTGGTTCGAGGGTTCTAATGGGGTTAGTTTGGGTTGGAAAAGGTTTGGTTgtgtgttattaagctttgctccgagtttggtaagttttggttaagtttcgagttaatacttgtcaaaaccgggatgtacgtctaaaCTTTAAAAACGATTTGATAAATTAGTCGAGGGGcataattttacgtctaaggaatATTTATAGGAGTGTTTTAAGGTTATATGTTAAGTTTAGAATGATTTGGGATGTCATTTCGAGGTCTTgggataaatttgaaaatttatgcttctaggggtaaaacggtcattttatacCTAAAAATTGTTAGacgccctgaatgctgtaatatatgataaaaattttattttaaatgtttatgaaactttatgatgaaacgttaatgctaaaagatgtgttacatgcttggtttaaaagaaaaatgatttatatatatgcatgaatttttataagtgatgaaaatatgaaacattggaggaggttaagtgattgtgactaatacgatgatatgattggagataacatgagggaaaaggccccagagagagcccgtttacgggagaaggccccagagggagctcgacgatcgtatttccatcgatatgatatgatgatatgtaaggccaaggctcagttgaggTGTGAGAGTGTCGCTAATATCCCCGCCGCCCAGCACTGTatttacacgtagatggatccatcgacctttagatgatacgaaagtcacaattaactatccgaattcaataaaatgaaaaatgtatacgtatatgatgaaaaaggAAATGCATATGATGagaggaaaaatgtttaagtttatgcatgatcatgaaaaattattttatataaaagtattttcactattgcatgtgattgtatatatattacttgttatcatggttaatgTTTGCTgggtcaatagactcactaggtgtgatcgatgcaggtgagcatgatatcgatgttgttgagagacttgatggttgatcttgctggactgaaggtgcacacaacctgaggaccagtgctagtttttcgcatttaaatttaatttatgatttaagtttatgttaaagattttatgacttttatgatgcttttgagaagtttttgagaggatgttagagttagtttattttgatattttgcgaagtttaggtttggtaaaccattgacgattttatgttttgaattattttcttttgtatttttaaataatagtttgtgaatttattttaaatggtgcaaatgtattttaaaaatatatatgtatgtgtatgGTAGTTCGGCCGAATAGTGTaggaaagaaaaaaattctagtatattttaaagaaaaaagagtagtggacgttttagATAGCCAAATTAAATAACTTTTCTTACAGCGGAAGAGTTGATTCTTTTCCCTTTAGCGGTAATATCAGATCAAAATATTTCCACGATatcaataatgataataattaggatttttacgtggaaaacccaaATTAGGAAAAAATCACGAGACCGAAGTCCAACAAAAGTAGTCTTCACTATATCAATAATGGGTACAAATCGTTCCTACAACCATATGAGTTAACAACAACTCTCTTTAGAACAACTTAGGAGACATTAAGAAATTCAAGAATAATTATTCTTGGATGATATACTCAATCTCACTTTCAAAGTGGAACTCACACAACTCTAATCACATAGAAAATTCTTTCTGACGTGGAAGATCGGACATTGccgcaaccacagagcatactaaAATCTATCTAAATGACTGTTATACAACACTCAATTGCTTGTGTTTTTGCATGTCTTTGGATAGATGGATGAATGCAACTATATGGTTATTTGTAGGAAAATTTTTGGGTTTGGTGAAGTGTGAATGATGaatatattttcaaagtttggtAGCCTCACTTTGAACCAAACTTTGAAAAATAGTTTGAATACAAATTATGCTTGAATTGTCAACATTGAATATAGGGAAAATAATTCATCTAAAGCATCACTAATAAAGGGTacacattattttttttatttctaaaaatttgttttatattgAATTTCATCGAGTCTTTCGTCATTTTTCAAGTAAATGACCATCATATTCTTAGTAAGCACAATCCCGACTTTCCCTCTAATATTGTCATATATTCACACATATACTCAAAATCGTCGTTGATGCAACTCTTCTATGACAAATATATATCATTCTATTTATAGAATAATGTATGAGAGATATAAAATAATCTACCtaagctaaaaaaaaaaaaaagaacaactCCCTTTCAATGGGCAAcatcatttgaacaaagatTCAAAATGATGCCATAGATGCCAAAAAATATGGTAGGGGCCGTCGGTGACAAAACAGCGCAAATCCCAAAGAAGTAAAAAAGCACAGAAAAAAGCAAGTGTAGACTGCAGCGTATTAATATGCGGTATCACACgggaatatttattttatgttacATTTGGAGAGTTTTGATATTTCTTTTCTTGTAGTCGAATTTTAGTACTTGAATCATATTGAAATAAGGACGTCTCTCCAGAAACACACAGAATGAACAGTAACTTAGCACCCAACGCCTGATGTAGACTCTTCGAGAATACAGACGTGGACCTCGGATCCCtatctgacacgatggacactgaAATCccgtgcagtctgactatctctctgatgtacaactctatgtactgagtcatggtgaaagtcttaaTGGTCAGTaggaaatgagctgatttagtgagccgatcaactatcactCAGATGACATTATATCCTACAGTAGTCCTCAgaagccctgtcacaaaatccatggtaatgttctcccatttccacttgagaatagggagtggtctcagcttccctgcaggtctctgatgctctgccttgacctgctgacaagtcaaacactcgaaAACGAAACGcaaaatatctcgcttcatgcccgacCACCAATAAGGAGTCTGAAGGTCTTTATACATCTCCGTACTGcatggatggatggagtacggagtgctgtgggcctcgctcaaAATATCTGCTCTCAGGGAATCGCagtcaggaacccatagacggttcctatatctgactatgccgtcCACAACTCTATATAGTCTCTGacccttagcctcgtccctcttctccacttctgcaactgctcgtcagaagttTGCCCTGCCTGAATTCTGTCTCTCGATGTCGGCTATACTGCcagagtagcaagatttggggcatcgccactggcataaactgcaagctcacaTCTCTGAATCTTCGCGTGCAGCGGTCTCTGTACCGTCAAATGAGCAATCAATAgtgcttcctgctcagagcgtctgcaaccacattagctttacccggatggtagctaatgtcacagtcataatcattcactagctctagccatctcctctgcctcatgttcaactctttctgtgtgaagaagtacttcaggctctcATGATCGGTGAAAAGCatgcacttctctccatatagatagtgtctccaaatcttcagagcAAACACCACGGCTGCTagctcgagatcatgagtcggataaatcttctcatgaatcttcagcTGTCTGAACGCGTAGTCTATAACcctgtcatgctgcatcagaaccgtgcccaaaccgagcttcgaagcatctgtataaaccacaaactctccctgctttgatggcatagctagaactggtgttgtggtcaatgctagcttcaacctgtcaaagctctcctggcACTCAAATCCCCATaaaaacttggcattcttcttcttcaaggcggtcataggcaccgcgatagaagagaagccctgaatgaatttcctgtagtacccagccaatcccaagaagctacggatctctatcacgctcttaggcactggccaatctctgactgcttcGACCTTACTGAGGTCGACCTCAATACCGTCtcgagatacaatgtggcccaagaatgccactctgtcaagccaaaactctcacttactgaacttggcatacaactgTTTGTCCTGTAATGTATGCAGTACGGTCCTCAgatgctggctatgctcctctctgctctttgaattgatcaggatatcgtcaatgaaaaaTATGACGAAGTGATTCAAgtatggctgaaacacgcgattcatgagatccatgaagatctttGGCGCGTTTGTcaaaccgaagggcatcaccataaactcatagtgcccaaaACGCGTTCGAAAAGCTGTTTATGCACGTCAaactctctcaccttcagctgatggtatccgtaTCGGAGGCCTATCTTCGAGAACACCGATACCctctgaagctgatcaaacaaatccttgATCCTCGGcaatggatacttgttcttaactgtgaccctgttcagctctcggtagtcaatgcaaagccgcatGCTGCCATATTTCCTCTTGACAAAcagtaccggtgcgccccatggagaaaatctAGGgcaaatgaaacccttatctagcaaatcCTGAATCTAGtatttcagttctttcatctcTACGGGTGCTAGAAGATAAggtgccttagagatcggcACTGTACCTACCATCACCTCAATACAgaagtccacctctctgtctggtgggaTGCCTGAAACATCACCAGGGAAAATACTGGAGAACTCACTGACCACATCCACGTCCTCGagcctctgactgactggctctGACACTGATACGATGCTGGCCAAAAATTTCTGGCAGCCTCTcttcataagcttcctcgcacacatgcaggaaatgacatGTGGAAACTGCTGGTCTCTGGCTGCCTCAAAAATAAACGGCTTACCACTGGGCGGTCGGACagacactgacctctgtcgAAAGTCTATGACAGCTCCATTCAACGAAAGCCAatccatacccagaataatgTCGAACTCCAGCAACGATAAAACTATTAAATCTGCCTGCACCATATATTTCTGTAACCGAAactccaatctcttcactatctgagAAGTGAAAATCTGATCCCCGGATGGGATCGATACTCTGAACCCTGAATCCATCGCCACTGGTAcgattcctagtcgcttgacgaataattcggatataaacgaatgtgtagcccctgaatctagcaatgcatgcgtggctacacctgaaatatatatcctctctgcgacaaaacataccatcaaatctaatcgTGTTGAAGTTTAAGAAATTTCTTATCGGAAATTATtccaaaatcctcaaaaattcaaCGATTAATCCCAAGTACTCATCAAAATTGTGAATTTGActacaaaattttcgaaattacaGTTTAGCTCTCAAAGtctcgaaaattacattttggtCCTTCAACTTTTCGAAATTTGCAACA
The Primulina tabacum isolate GXHZ01 chromosome 9, ASM2559414v2, whole genome shotgun sequence DNA segment above includes these coding regions:
- the LOC142556970 gene encoding uncharacterized protein LOC142556970 gives rise to the protein MDSGFRVSIPSGDQIFTSQIVKRLEFRLQKYMVQADLIVLSLLEFDIILGMDWLSLNGAVIDFRQRSVSVRPPSGKPFIFEAARDQQFPHVISCMCARKLMKRGCQKFLASIVSVSEPVSQRLEDVDVVSEFSSIFPGDVSGIPPDREVDFCIEVMVGTVPISKAPYLLAPVEMKELKY